One region of Mus musculus strain C57BL/6J chromosome 15, GRCm38.p6 C57BL/6J genomic DNA includes:
- the Creld2 gene encoding protein disulfide isomerase Creld2 precursor, with product MHLLLAAAFGLLLLLPPPGAVASRKPTMCQRCRTLVDKFNQGMANTARKNFGGGNTAWEEKTLSKYEFSEIRLLEIMEGLCDSSDFECNQLLEQQEEQLEAWWQTLKKEHPNLFEWFCVHTLKACCLPGTYGPDCQECQGGSERPCSGNGYCSGDGSRQGDGSCQCHTGYKGPLCIDCTDGFFSLQRNETHSICSACDESCKTCSGPSNKDCIQCEVGWARVEDACVDVDECAAETSPCSDGQYCENVNGSYTCEDCDSTCVGCTGKGPANCKECIAGYTKESGQCTDIDECSLEEKACKRKNENCYNVPGSFVCVCPEGFEETEDACVQTAEGKVTEENPTQPPSREDL from the exons ATGCACCTGCTGCTTGCAGCCGCGTtcgggctgctgctgctgctgccgccgcccgGGGCCGTAGCCTCCCGGAAGCCGACGATGTGCCAGAGATGCCGGACGCTGGTGGACAAGTTCAACCAG GGGATGGCCAACACGGCCAGGAAGAATTTCGGTGGCGGCAACACGGCGTGGGAAGAGAAGACGCTGTCTAAGTACGAATTCAG TGAGATCCGGCTTCTGGAGATCATGGAGGGTCTGTGTGACAGCAGTGACTTTGAGTGCAACCAACTcttggagcagcaggaggagcagctaGAGGCTTGGTGGCAGACACT GAAGAAGGAGCACCCCAACCTATTTGAGTGGTTCTGTGTACACACACTGAAAGCGTGCTGTCTTCCAGGCACCTACGGGCCAGACTGTCAag AGTGCCAGGGTGGGTCCGAGAGGCCTTGCAGCGGAAACGGCTATTGCAGCGGAGACGGCAGCAGACAGGGCGACGGGTCCTGCCAGTGTCACACAGGCTACAAGGGACCACTGTGTATTGACTGCACAGACGGCTTCTTCAGCTTGCAGAGGAACGAGACCCACAGCATCTGCTCAG CCTGTGATGAGTCTTGCAAGACCTGCTCTGGTCCAAGCAACAAAGACTGTATCCAGTGTGAAGTGGGCTGGGCACGTGTGGAGGATGCCTGTGTGG ATGTGGATGAGTGTGCAGCAGAGACATCTCCGTGCAGCGATGGCCAGTACTGTGAGAATGTCAACGGCTCGTACACATGTGAAG aCTGTGATTCTACCTGCGTGGGCTGTACAGGAAAAGGCCCAGCCAACTGTAAGGAGTGTATTGCCGGCTACACCAAGGAGAGTGGACAGTGCACAG ATATAGATGAATGCTCACTAGAAGAAAAAGCCTGTAAGAGGAAAAACGAAAACTGCTACAATGTTCCGGGGAGCTTCGTGTGCGTGTGTCCGGAAGGCTTTGAGGAGACAGAAGACGCTTGTGTGCAGACAGCAGAAGGCA AAGTCACAGAGGAAAACCCCACACAGCCACCCTCCCGTGAGGATTTGTGA